A window of the Xiashengella succiniciproducens genome harbors these coding sequences:
- a CDS encoding peroxiredoxin codes for MAVLVGKKAPSFMAKAVINGGEIVENFSLDQYIGKKYVVFFFYPKDFTFVCPTEIIAFQDKIAEFESRNVAVVACSTDSEFSHWKWLQTEKKEGGIKGVKFPLVADGAMTIADAYDVLAGEYDYNEEGAMIFNGEPAAYRGLFLIDKNGIVRHQVVNDMPLGRSVDEALRMVDALQFFEENGEVCPANWHKGSEGLKATQEGISEYLGKN; via the coding sequence ATGGCAGTTTTAGTTGGTAAGAAAGCGCCTTCCTTTATGGCTAAGGCAGTTATCAACGGCGGTGAGATCGTTGAGAATTTCTCACTCGACCAGTATATTGGTAAGAAGTATGTAGTATTCTTCTTTTATCCAAAAGATTTCACCTTTGTATGTCCTACTGAGATCATCGCATTCCAGGACAAGATTGCTGAGTTTGAAAGCCGTAACGTAGCAGTAGTTGCTTGTTCAACAGACTCAGAATTCTCTCACTGGAAGTGGCTGCAAACCGAAAAGAAAGAAGGTGGTATCAAGGGTGTTAAGTTCCCATTGGTAGCCGACGGAGCCATGACCATTGCAGATGCATACGATGTGTTGGCAGGTGAATATGACTACAACGAAGAAGGAGCAATGATCTTCAATGGTGAGCCAGCTGCTTACCGTGGCTTGTTCCTGATTGACAAGAATGGTATCGTTCGTCATCAGGTAGTTAATGATATGCCTCTTGGCCGTAGCGTTGACGAAGCTCTGCGTATGGTGGACGCTCTTCAATTCTTCGAAGAAAACGGTGAGGTTTGCCCAGCAAACTGGCACAAGGGTTCTGAAGGTCTGAAGGCCACTCAGGAAGGCATCTCAGAATATCTTGGTAAGAACTAA